The following coding sequences lie in one Anguilla rostrata isolate EN2019 chromosome 8, ASM1855537v3, whole genome shotgun sequence genomic window:
- the LOC135260481 gene encoding cytochrome P450 7A1, whose translation MLSIALIWGFLVAVCCCLWLAVGIRRRHPGEPPIENGLIPYLGCALQFGANPLEFLRSRQKKYGHIFTCKIAGEYVHFLCDPFSYHSVIRQGRHLDWKKFHFAASVKAFGHDSMDPKYGHTTENLHQTFLKTLQGDALPSLIQNMMENLQNVLLQPGFLPMHTQDWQVDGIFAFCYKVMFESGYLTLFGKELSVQEDQSAARQEAQKALVLNALENFKEFDKIFPALVAGLPIHVFKSGHSAREKLAKTMMAEELSKRKNMSDLISLRMVLNDTLSTFNDLSKARTHVALLWASQANTLPATFWTLFYMIRSPEACKAATEEVEKVLESTGQRPDPKGPHLTLTREQLDNLPVLDSIIKEAMRLSSASLNVRVAKEDFLLHLDNKESYHIRKDDIIALYPQMLHFDPEIYEDPLTYRYDRFLDESGQERSSFFRGGRKLRYYYMPFGSGVTKCPGRFFAVHEIKQFLFLLLAHFDMALLDGQVKVPPLDQSRAGLGILQPTYDVDFRYRLKAQ comes from the exons ATGCTGAGCATTGCTCTAATCTGGGGATTCTTGGTAGCGGTATGCTGCTGCCTGTGGCTCGCGGTGGGCATCCGCCGAAG GCATCCGGGCGAGCCGCCGATTGAGAATGGCCTCATTCCGTACCTCGGGTGCGCCCTCCAGTTCGGCGCAAACCCGCTGGAGTTCCTGCGCAGCAGACAGAAGAAGTACGGGCACATATTCACCTGTAAGATCGCCGGCGAGTACGTCCACTTTCTCTGCGACCCTTTCTCCTACCACTCGGTCATCCGCCAGGGACGCCACCTGGACTGGAAAAAATTTCACTTCGCTGCTTCCGTTAAG GCCTTTGGGCACGACAGCATGGACCCCAAATATGGGCACACCACGGAGAACCTGCACCAGACCTTCCTGAAGACCCTGCAGGGCGACGCCCTACCGTCCCTCATCCAGAACATGATGGAGAACCTGCAGAACGTTCTGCTGCAGCCCGGCTTCTTGCCCATGCACACCCAGGACTGGCAGGTGGACGGCATCTTCGCCTTCTGCTACAAG GTGATGTTTGAGTCGGGCTACCTGACGCTCTTCGGCAAAGAGCTGAGCGTGCAGGAGGACCAGAGCGCGGCCAGGCAGGAGGCCCAGAAGGCTTTGGTCCTCAATGCCCTGGAGAACTTCAAGGAGTTCGACAAGATCTTCCCGGCGCTGGTGGCCGGCCTGCCCATCCACGTGTTCAAGAGCGGCCACAGCGCCCGCGAGAAGCTGGCCAAGACCATGATGGCCGAGGAGCTGAGCAAGAGGAAGAACATGTCCGACCTCATCTCGCTGCGCATGGTGCTGAACGACACCCTGTCCACCTTCAACGACCTGAGCAAGGCGCGCACCCATGTGGCCCTGCTCTGGGCCTCCCAGGCCAACACCCTGCCCGCCACCTTCTGGACCCTCTTCTACATGATCAG GAGCCCTGAGGCTTGCAAAGCTGCCACCGAGGAGGTggagaaggttctggaaagTACTGGCCAGAGACCCGACCCAAAAGGACCCCATTTGACGCTCACCAGGGAACAGCTGGACAACCTGCCGGTCTTAG ACAGCATCATCAAGGAGGCCATGAGACTGTCGAGCGCCTCACTCAACGTCCGGGTGGCCAAGGAGGACTTCCTGCTGCACCTGGACAACAAGGAGTCGTACCACATCCGCAAGGACGACATCATCGCCCTGTACCCTCAGATGCTTCACTTCGATCCGGAAATTTACGAGGACCCTCTG acctACAGGTACGACAGATTCCTGGATGAAAGCGGCCAGGAGAGGAGCAGCTTCTTCAGGGGGGGCCGCAAACTGCGCTACTACTACATGCCGTTTGGCTCGGGCGTGACCAAGTGCCCCGGACGGTTCTTCGCCGTCCACGAGATCAAGCAGttcctgttcctgctgctgGCGCACTTCGACATGGCGCTCCTGGACGGCCAGGTGAAGGTGCCCCCGCTGGACCAGTCCCGCGCCGGGCTGGGCATCCTGCAGCCCACCTACGACGTGGACTTCCGCTACCGGCTCAAGGCCCAGTAG
- the LOC135260482 gene encoding protein FAM110B-like has product MPGEALQADSKAVAGSSGGGGAPSAVPLRILNKGPEYFRRQADANPKRLSAVERLEADKAKYVKSQEVINARQEPIKPPATSSSPGPAPGPAPSPAHLQARGPRRAGSSPALKASNNNAGKADSCRPGNLNLELLKNLLNGGEALPRATGRKRSSRSWAPQRSEPTELNRRSFAESLRVFPSHGHAHAQGANLNLERAGHARSRDPWLHVSHSSSDIRRICRRAAPAGGSAPSLPPEPYAPPPGHQGLAPEGGAGEVGGGAGGGPKRPSLRRSKSDLSERHARAEADLERFFNQCGLEPEELERLGLQGLAGSDIVSLNLHSASTAGSEPGGRGSRRSDEEDDDEEDEEEEDLMDEEDEEDRVPYGISAVERNARVIKWLYSIRQNRESQRVSHV; this is encoded by the coding sequence atgcccggGGAGGCGCTGCAGGCAGATAGCAAGGCGGTGGCCGGGTCctccggcggggggggggctccctcCGCCGTCCCGCTGCGGATCCTCAACAAGGGGCCCGAGTACTTCCGGCGGCAGGCAGACGCCAACCCCAAACGGCTGAGCGCGGTGGAGCGGCTGGAGGCCGACAAGGCCAAGTACGTCAAGAGCCAGGAGGTGATCAACGCCCGCCAGGAGCCCATCAAACCGCCGGCCACCTCCTCgtcccccggccccgcccccggccccgcccccagccccgcccacctgcaggCCCGCGGGCCCCGCAGGGCCGGGAGCAGCCCCGCCCTCAAGGCCTCCAACAACAACGCCGGCAAGGCGGACAGCTGTCGCCCCGGCAACCTCAACCTGGAGCTGCTGAAGAACCTGCTGAACGGCGGGGAGGCGTTGCCGCGGGCGACGGGGCGGAAGCGGAGCTCACGCAGCTGGGCGCCGCAGCGTTCCGAGCCCACCGAGCTGAACCGCCGCTCCTTCGCCGAGTCGCTGCGCGTCTTCCCCTcccacggccacgcccacgcGCAGGGCGCCAACCTCAACCTGGAGCGCGCCGGCCACGCCCGCTCCCGCGACCCCTGGCTGCACGTGTCCCACAGCTCCTCCGACATCCGCCGCATCTGCCGCCGGGCCGCGCCCGccggaggctccgccccctccctgccgcCTGAGCCctacgccccgccccccggccacCAGGGCCTGGCGCccgagggcggggccggcgaggtggggggcggggccgggggcgggccGAAGAGGCCGTCGCTGCGGCGCTCCAAGTCGGACCTGAGCGAGCGGCACGCGCGGGCGGAGGCGGATCTGGAGCGCTTCTTCAACCAGTGCGGCCTGGAGCCCGAGGAGCTGGAGCGGCTGGGCCTGCAGGGCCTGGCCGGGTCCGACATCGTCTCCCTCAACCTCCACAGCGCCAGCACCGCCGGCTCCGAGCCCGGGGGCCGCGGGTCCCGCCGCAGcgacgaggaggacgacgacgaggaggacgaggaggaggaggacctgatggacgaggaggacgaggaagacCGGGTTCCGTACGGAATCTCAGCCGTGGAGCGGAACGCCCGGGTCATCAAGTGGCTCTACAGCATCCGACAAAACCGCGAATCGCAGCGAGTCTCTcacgtctga